The genomic region TTGAAACAATCAAAGATGCCTGCCTCGGTGGCAACTTCTTGGGCACACGTCACACGATCACGAGGTTCAGAAACGAGGCAATTTCGACTATCGACCGTGATGCCGTGCTCGCGGGAGAACCCGCCACGGGTTCACCTAGTGACCTAATCAAGATAGCTCGTCGAGAAGCGCGCAACATCCTGAGCGAACCCAGGAGCCCAGTAGCATCTCCTGAAGAAATCGAGAAGATGAACGCGTTCATTAAGAAACTCGATCAGGCTGGATGATTGGGGCATCTCAGCACCGAATGACCCAGAGTCAAAGCTACGATTCGAACCCAGGGGTCATGCAGAAGCTCGAGGAGATCGAGAAGAAGGCCGAGATGACCCTCGTCTGACATATGAAATGGAAAACCAGCGGAAAAGGTTTCGAGTGGTTTGCGGACAGGGGCCGTTCACTCCAGCCCCGTCTTCTTTTCTTCCTTCTGCGGGGCTCCTTCAGCCGCGCCGCCGGCTTTCCGCTTCTTCATGAGCACCATGGCGACGACAGCAGCTCCAATTGCAGCCACGGCGACGCCTGCGCCAATAAGGACTGAGCTAGAGATGCCACCAACACCGCCGCCGCTTACAGGCTTGAGCTCCATGTACAAGGCGGGTGCACCGAAATATATGTCAATTGTTCTGCCAGGATGCGTTGTAGGGTCGCCCCAGCCTGTGAAATGTTGCTCGGTCCACGCGTACAGGCCATACGGATAGGAGAGAACTATCATTCCAGACGATTCGTACCAAATTCTCTCCATCTCGAACACGGTCGCCACCCGCTGAGCTCCGTCCTGTGACATCTGCTCCAGATACAGCCGATCATAGGTTGCGTTGGACCAATACGGATCGTTCCATCCCTTGTATTGGTCCTCGGTCATGACCCCGAGAATGTAGGTCGGGTCCATGTCTCCACTCCAGTACCAAATGTAGGCCTCGTGCGCGGCTGCGTAGTAGACCTCCGTTTCCATCGCGCTCTCATCTATCGGCTGGATATTCGCCTTGACGCCCACCTCGGCCCACATCTCTTTTATGTACGGCGCCGCAGCCAAGTCCTCAGGATTGTCGTTCCTGATCATGAATTTGAAGCTCAGCGGTGAGCCCAGCAGGGCGTAGGGGTTGTCACTCCTATTAACTAGCCTAACGCCATTATTGTCCCATTTGTCGTACCCGGATGCGTTCAGCAACTGGTTCGCTCGAGCAACGTCGTAATTAAGGGCCTCTGTCTGGTTGGGTTGCCAGAAGAACTCAGGCACAACGGGAGCTGGAAGAGCATATCCGATATCCGCATATCCCCGCCATATCGTGTCAATGATGTATTGCTTGTCTATCGCCATGTGCATTGCACGCCTGATGTTCTCATCTCGAAGGAGAGGATTGCCTTGAGATGATCCGCTAGTCCAGCAGTTGAACCCAAGGGTGCTTTGGTAGTATCTGTCAACCGCAGCAGTGAAGACGCCAGTTGCGCTCTTCAAGGAATCATAGGTCAGTGGAGGGAACTTGGCAACGTCGATATCGCCATTCTTGAGCGCCTCGGCCATCACCTGGTCGCTCCCATAGAACACGAACACAATGCGATCATAGGCGACAGGGCCTAGAAAGTACTTCGAATTCCTCTCGAGAACAACAAACTGATCCTTTTCGAACTGGACGAACCGGAATGGTCCGCTCCCAATCGGGAATTCGTTGACCACACCGCTCTGAATCTCACCAGCCGTGTACTGCCCCCAGATATGCAAAGGGACAATCGGTATCACCAAACCGGCAACATGGACGCTGGGTATCTTGAGGTATACCTCCACGGTGGTGTCATTGATTGCACGCGCGAATTCCGCCGTGCGGAAGTTGATGTACGGTGAGAAAGCCCACGTGCTCTCGTTAAGGTTGACGTTGATGCTGAAAGCCACATCCTCAGTCGTTAGCATCTCGCCATCATGCCATCTCGCGCCCTGGACTATGTTGTAGCGCCATAGCATGTTGGCACCCTCGTCGACGGTTGTGGCAGGGTCATCTGCCTCTGGCCATCTGTCAGATTCCCAACTGGTAGCGATCAATGGCTGCGGTTTGAGATCCTCGTCGTACATGATCAGTCTGTCGTATATCAGGCCAAACACAACGTAGTCCGCATCTTCGTACGCATTGAACGGGTTCAGATTGGATGCCGCCTGCAACATCCCAACCCTCAGAACAGTGGGTTCATCGGCGCTGATTGAAGCTTTGCGGTCGCCACCAGTCAAATGATCCAAAGACACAAAGACGCCCTGCACAACAAACATAGTGCCGAGACAAAGCACTAATCCAGTTGTTAGGCGTTTCAGAAGAGTCCTCCTCAAGGTCAGTTCCTCCCATTCTCCCCGCACTCATGGACATGCGCCAAGCCGAGCCTAGCACGGAAGAAATCGCATCGCCCAACAAACTACTAATATCCACCCTCATATTTCAAAACTCCTCAAGGAAGGTGCTTTGATACGAAATTCGTTCGCCACCTTCGGCTTTGCTTCCATTCGTCAATTGATAACGCTTCACCTCATTCCGGAAACACCGCACAATATCTTGAACTGGGTGCGAGGACTTGTTCGGACCAATCCATTCGCCCTCCTTTCTGGGGCAGTATTCGTCAATCCTTTATAGCAAACTGCACATTACGGGGCAAAGGAACTGAGGCCGGGCATAACCCTCTGGAAACGGCTGTGCTTGGCACGGTGAGGACTCATTGAAATGCTAGCAAGGGCACTCCTACTGAGGCGAATTGTCAACCTCGTGATTCTGGTGTGGGCCGTTTGGACTCTGAACTTCTTCCTCTTCCATATGCTGCCCGGAGATCCCGCGCAGGCGCTCGTGGGGCCGCGAATCCCGCAAGAGATCGTTGACCAACTGAAGCACGAATTCGGGCTTGACGAACCTCTCTGGAAACAGTACCTCGTCTCTATGACCTCCGCGGCACAGGGCAATCTGGGATATTCCTGGTTCTACCACAGACCGGTCATGGATGTCGTTCTCTACAGGCTCCAGTTCACTCTTCTGTTGGTGGGCGTCGGAACACTCTTCACGGTCCTGATCGGAGTCCGTCTCGGCATTATTGCAGGTTCCAATAGAGGGGAGCCGCTCGATGTCGCCATCGTGGGATCATCATTGACGTTCTACGCGATGCCTGCGTTCTGGTTGGGGATGTTGCTGCTCATGACTCTGGCTGCGGATTTCGGGCTTTTCCCCCTGAGCGGAGCCAAGAAGATCGGAGCGATCGACCAGAGCTTGGGCGAAATGGTCGTGGACAGGCTCTGGCACATGGCACTTCCGGTCATAACATTCGTCCTTGTCAGCATGTCCGAGTTCGTCCTGATGATGAGAAACGCTCTCGTCGACGTCCTGACCGAGGATTACATCATCACGGCGAGGGCAAAGGGAATCACCCCGAGAATGATAGTCATGAGCCATGCCGTTCCGAACGCGCTCCTTCCGACGGTCGCCACCACTGCGATGTTCATTGGCTGGATGGTTACGGGCGCGATCATGATAGAAGTGGTCTTCTCCTGGCCCGGCATTGGACGCCTTACGTGGGATGCATTAAGCGTCAGGGATTATCCCGTCCTACAGGGAATCTTCCTCGTTGTCGCGCTGGCCATGCTGATTGCCAACTTCATTGTTGACATCATTTACACATACATTGACCCGCGGGTGAGATACTGACCTCCAAGGGACATGATCTCGGCAAGATGGAGGCCGCCCCTGACGTGAAGTCCATCAAGCGAAGCATCAGGGCGGAGAAGTGGAGGCTTAAGCTCAACAGAATGAATAACACGATGAAGGCCTTCAGGAAGAGCACCTTAGGCATGGTCGGTCTCACAATCCTGCTCATCTTCGTCATGATGGCGATACTTGCGGAACCGCTGTACGACCTCGGGATCATCGATAACCCCAACAAGGTGATAGAATCCAGCGACCATACCCGCGCCTTGAACCCACCATCATCCGATCATTTGCTGGGAACCGACGAGAAAGGAAGAGACGTTTTGAGTGAACTCTTTTTTGGCTCCAGGAATTCTCTTATCGTTGGTTTCGCTGCAGCGCTGATCACGATGGTTATGGGCGCAGGCATTGGCCTGTTCGCAGGCTCCTACGGAAGGAGTGTCGATGAATTCTTGATGAGGACCACGGATTTGTTCCTCGTCATCCCGTGGCTTCCTTTCGCAGTGATCCTGGCTACTTTCTTGCCGCCAGAGAACAAGCCCTCGCTCTTCAAGATCATCATTGTTATCGGAATCACAAGCTGGCCTGCGACCGCGAGGATCGTGAGGGCACAGGTGCTGTCTATAAGGGAGCGTTCTTTCGTCGAGAGGGCGGTTGCCATTGGCTCAGGAAAGATGCACATCATGGGAACGCATCTGCTGCCAAACGTCTTCCCGCTAGTGTTCGCGAATGCCATCTTAAGCGTTTCCTACGCGATTCTTTCCGAGGCTTTCCTGTCGTTCTTTGGGCTGAGCGACCCGACCAAGATCACATGGGGCCTCATGCTCTACAACTGTTTCAACTTCGGCGGGTTCGCGAACAAGGCCTACTGGTTCGTCCTTCCGCCGGGCATCTGCATAATCATAGTAGTGCTGGGGTTCACATTCGTCAGCTACGCCTTGGACGAGATCATGAATCCGAGGCTGAGAAGAAGGTGATCCGTCCTCATCTGGCAGAGCGGACCTCCTCTTGCACCATCTGCTCGAGCCGCTGCTCAATATCCGGGGGCAAGGGCGCACGCAACGGTTTCGAAGAAAGCTCCATGGCCCTGGTCATTGCGCGGCGAACGATGCCCGTGGGGCCTTCGTTCGTCCACTTGGCGAAACCCTGCCGCTGTCCAAGTGTCGGAAGCCACAGTTCGGTCCTGAACTTCTCAAGCGTCTCTCTGTGGTTAAGGAACATCCCACCCGGGCCAACTTCCTTCAATGCTTCGACACCCAAGGATTCAGGAGACGTGTCTATCCCTCGACGCATGCGCATGACGTATGTCCACATCTCGATGTCGATGATCGCCTCTGCCATCGACATGCACTTCGCGTCGTCCAGTCCGCCGATCCCTGTGATGATGTCGGTCCCCGAAAGAGCAGATGGAACCATTGTGGCGATCTTCTCATAAGCGGCCTGGAGGCCGTATGTCTTGGCGCTCGTCCCAAAACCACCCGACATGCTCGGCATTCCGAGGTACTTCGCGACTTCGACAGCGGCAGCATTGCCGATTGCGTTTTCAGGAGACCCAGAAGCCCAAGTTCCAGTCTGCATATCTACAGGACCTGTAAGAATGCAGTGGAAAACTGGGGAGCCCTTCCTGGTCAGCTGCGATATTGTCAGTCCGCCAAGCACTTCCGCATGGCCCTGCACGATCGACCCTGC from Candidatus Thermoplasmatota archaeon harbors:
- a CDS encoding ABC transporter permease, which translates into the protein MEAAPDVKSIKRSIRAEKWRLKLNRMNNTMKAFRKSTLGMVGLTILLIFVMMAILAEPLYDLGIIDNPNKVIESSDHTRALNPPSSDHLLGTDEKGRDVLSELFFGSRNSLIVGFAAALITMVMGAGIGLFAGSYGRSVDEFLMRTTDLFLVIPWLPFAVILATFLPPENKPSLFKIIIVIGITSWPATARIVRAQVLSIRERSFVERAVAIGSGKMHIMGTHLLPNVFPLVFANAILSVSYAILSEAFLSFFGLSDPTKITWGLMLYNCFNFGGFANKAYWFVLPPGICIIIVVLGFTFVSYALDEIMNPRLRRR
- a CDS encoding ABC transporter substrate-binding protein, with the translated sequence MFVVQGVFVSLDHLTGGDRKASISADEPTVLRVGMLQAASNLNPFNAYEDADYVVFGLIYDRLIMYDEDLKPQPLIATSWESDRWPEADDPATTVDEGANMLWRYNIVQGARWHDGEMLTTEDVAFSINVNLNESTWAFSPYINFRTAEFARAINDTTVEVYLKIPSVHVAGLVIPIVPLHIWGQYTAGEIQSGVVNEFPIGSGPFRFVQFEKDQFVVLERNSKYFLGPVAYDRIVFVFYGSDQVMAEALKNGDIDVAKFPPLTYDSLKSATGVFTAAVDRYYQSTLGFNCWTSGSSQGNPLLRDENIRRAMHMAIDKQYIIDTIWRGYADIGYALPAPVVPEFFWQPNQTEALNYDVARANQLLNASGYDKWDNNGVRLVNRSDNPYALLGSPLSFKFMIRNDNPEDLAAAPYIKEMWAEVGVKANIQPIDESAMETEVYYAAAHEAYIWYWSGDMDPTYILGVMTEDQYKGWNDPYWSNATYDRLYLEQMSQDGAQRVATVFEMERIWYESSGMIVLSYPYGLYAWTEQHFTGWGDPTTHPGRTIDIYFGAPALYMELKPVSGGGVGGISSSVLIGAGVAVAAIGAAVVAMVLMKKRKAGGAAEGAPQKEEKKTGLE
- a CDS encoding trimethylamine methyltransferase family protein; protein product: MDAISFETIKDACLGGNFLGTRHTITRFRNEAISTIDRDAVLAGEPATGSPSDLIKIARREARNILSEPRSPVASPEEIEKMNAFIKKLDQAG
- a CDS encoding ABC transporter permease gives rise to the protein MLARALLLRRIVNLVILVWAVWTLNFFLFHMLPGDPAQALVGPRIPQEIVDQLKHEFGLDEPLWKQYLVSMTSAAQGNLGYSWFYHRPVMDVVLYRLQFTLLLVGVGTLFTVLIGVRLGIIAGSNRGEPLDVAIVGSSLTFYAMPAFWLGMLLLMTLAADFGLFPLSGAKKIGAIDQSLGEMVVDRLWHMALPVITFVLVSMSEFVLMMRNALVDVLTEDYIITARAKGITPRMIVMSHAVPNALLPTVATTAMFIGWMVTGAIMIEVVFSWPGIGRLTWDALSVRDYPVLQGIFLVVALAMLIANFIVDIIYTYIDPRVRY